Genomic DNA from Methanomassiliicoccales archaeon:
TGAGGACCTCATCGGCCACTTTGAAGGCCGCGTTCAGCGATAGCCTGGGCACGAGCTCCAGCAGCTTGTCGTTAGGCACCACTATGACCGTATCGGCGTAGTTTCGCAGCCGCTCCAGGCCCCACTCCGCGTTCTCCATGCGGTCCCGACCCTCGCCTTTGAATGGCACGGTGACCACGGCCACCGCCAAAGCGCCCGCGTCCTTGGCCAATTGCGCGATCACTTGAGCGGAACCGGTACCGGTGCCGCCCCCCATGCCCGCGGTGACGAATACGATGTGCGCGTCCGCCAGGGCCTTCTTCAGCTCATCTTCCGCCTCTCTGGCAGCGCCCTCGCCAACTTGTGGCAAGGCTCCAGCTCCCAATCCCCGGGTGCTCCTCCGTCCCAGGAGGATCTTGTGCGGTGCCCTGATGGTCAAGAGGTGCTGGGCATCGGTGTTGGCGGCGTAGAGCTCCGCCCCAATGATCCCTTCCTCGCAGATGCGGGCTATGGTGTTGCACCCGCCCCCTCCGACGCCGATGATCTTGACGTTCGTCTTGAGCCGCTGCAGCAGTTCCACCAGCTCGGCGTCCGAGGCCTCGCCTTGCGACGCCGTGGGCTGCTGCATACCGAAAACCGAAGGCCCAACTGCCATGCCACTA
This window encodes:
- the ftsZ gene encoding cell division protein FtsZ, producing the protein MKSLVEEALAKDSGMAVGPSVFGMQQPTASQGEASDAELVELLQRLKTNVKIIGVGGGGCNTIARICEEGIIGAELYAANTDAQHLLTIRAPHKILLGRRSTRGLGAGALPQVGEGAAREAEDELKKALADAHIVFVTAGMGGGTGTGSAQVIAQLAKDAGALAVAVVTVPFKGEGRDRMENAEWGLERLRNYADTVIVVPNDKLLELVPRLSLNAAFKVADEVLMRAIKGITELITKPGLVNLDFNDVKTIMKGAGVAMIGLGESDADADDRALEAVEQALSSPLLEVDISGANGVLVNVIGGLDMTISDAQRVAEEVQKRVSPTARIIWGAAIDPTLAHRIRVMVIAAGVQSKQILGRSGDMTRLKEADVDFIK